In Primulina eburnea isolate SZY01 chromosome 3, ASM2296580v1, whole genome shotgun sequence, one DNA window encodes the following:
- the LOC140827290 gene encoding probable protein phosphatase 2C 55 codes for MPSNCFSGLSHVIRKGIWGTRSGKEYGIQGQVNVLIDQGKKLTGQSNSLSSGKFTVLHVFMRSGSFAAAQANFHTANQRKNISVVGAFSRTISIPSVSGPSFQVCGYHIECLLAESNQVLGNNSQKELMPVCGYRSGLAGCSISNLNSRPAQPGVAAYHSFSSYYRRSFYISRKVSMSLGNKEQPNNFFLYGYFTYNAVKRKGNDHTFLGFGFEGFHLSSPACSSAGTSHDVSFENSALEEQHLSFADSSELSIPTGRTLRLKSGSCYLPHPDKEETGGEDAHFICTDQPAIGVADGVGGWADLGVNAGYYARELMSNSVNAVQDEPRGSIDPARVLEKAHASTKAKGSSTACIIALTDQVSEGLHAINLGDSGFMVVRDGCTVFRSPVQQHDFNFTYQLESGDAGDLPSSGQVFTVPVAPGDVIIAGTDGLFDNLYNNDIAEVVVHAVRAGLAPQVTAQKIAALARQRALDKDRQTPFSAAAQEAGFRYYGGKLDDITVVVSYITSDQNEECLLTNDSK; via the exons ATGCCATCTAATTGTTTCTCTGGCCTTTCGCACGTAATCCGAAAAGGAATCTGGGGAACAAGATCTGGAAAAGAATATGGAATACAAGGTCAGGTAAATGTTTTGATTGACCAAGGGAAGAAGCTTACTGGCCAATCAAATTCTTTATCCTCTGGGAAATTCACCGTTCTTCACGTGTTTATGCGTTCTGGCAGTTTTGCTGCCGCTCAGGCAAATTTTCATACAGCCAATCAAAGAAAGAATATTTCAGTTGTTGGAGCTTTTTCTCGCACGATTTCTATACCGTCTGTATCAGGCCCTTCATTTCAAGTTTGTGGATATCACATCGAGTGTCTGCTAGCAGAGTCTAATCAAGTTTTGGGCAATAACTCTCAAAAGGAACTTATGCCTGTCTGTGGATATAGGTCAGGTCTCGCTGGCTGCTCTATCAGTAATTTGAATTCTAGGCCTGCTCAACCTGGTGTCGCTGCGTACCATTCTTTCAGTTCATACTACAGAAGAAGCTTTTACATTAGTAGAAAGGTGAGCATGAGTTTGGGAAATAAAGAGCAGCCGAACAACTTCTTTCTCTATGGGTATTTCACATACAATGCTGTGAAGCGAAAGGGAAATGACCATACATTCCTGGGATTTGGTTTTGAGGGTTTCCATCTGTCATCACCTGCTTGTTCCTCGGCTGGTACTTCTCATGATGTGTCCTTTGAAAATTCTGCTCTGGAGGAACAACATTTAAGTTTTGCAGATTCATCAGAGCT GAGCATCCCAACGGGCAGGACACTGAGGCTAAAATCTGGGTCATGCTACCTGCCTCATCCTGACAAAGAAGAAACCGGTGGAGAGGATGCTCATTTCATTTGTACTGATCAACCAGCAATCGGTGTAGCTGATGGCGTTGGTGGATGGGCTGATCTTGGTGTCAATGCAGGGTATTATGCTCGTGAGTTAATGTCTAATTCGGTTAATGCAGTGCAAGATGAACCAAGAGGTTCCATTGACCCAGCCAGAGTTCTAGAGAAAGCCCATGCCAGCACAAAAGCGAAAGGGTCTTCCACTGCTTGTATCATTGCTCTCACAGATCAGGTATCTGAA GGTCTCCATGCCATTAATTTGGGGGATAGTGGGTTTATGGTTGTTAGAGACGGATGTACAGTTTTTAGATCCCCTGTTCAGCAGCATGATTTCAATTTTACTTATCAGCTGGAGAGTGGTGACGCTGGAGATTTGCCTAGCTCTGGACAG GTATTTACCGTCCCCGTTGCTCCCGGCGATGTCATAATTGCTGGGACTGATGGTCTTTTTGACAACTTGTACAACAATGACATTGCTGAAGTTGTGGTCCATGCTGTGAGAGCTGGTTTAGCACCTCAAGTGACTGCACAGAAAATAGCAGCATTGGCGCGCCAACGGGCACTTGACAAAGACCGGCAGACTCCTTTCTCTGCTGCAGCCCAAGAAGCTGGATTCCGGTATTATGGTGGGAAGCTTGACGATATCACCGTAGTTGTTTCTTATATCACCAGTGACCAAAAT GAGGAATGCCTTCTAACGAACGACTCTAAATAG